A stretch of Lactuca sativa cultivar Salinas chromosome 6, Lsat_Salinas_v11, whole genome shotgun sequence DNA encodes these proteins:
- the LOC111914201 gene encoding S-adenosylmethionine synthase 5, producing the protein METFLFTSESVNEGHPDKLCDQISDAVLDACLAQDPDSKVACETCTKTNMVMVFGEITTKANIDYEKIVRDTCREIGFVSDDVGLDADNCKVLVNIEQQSPDIAQGVHGHLTKKPEDIGAGDQGHMFGYATDETPELMPLSHVLATKLGAKLTEVRKNGTCAWLRPDGKTQVTVEYHNDNGAMVPLRVHTILISTQHDETVTNDEIAADLKEHVIKPVVPENYLDEKTIFHLNPSGRFVIGGPHGDAGLTGRKIIIDTYGGWGAHGGGAFSGKDPTKVDRSGAYIVRQAAKSIVACGLARRAIVQVSYAIGVPEPLSVFVDTYGTGKIPDKEILKIVKENFDFRPGMISINLDLKRGGNGRFLKTAAYGHFGRTDPDFTWEVVKELKWDKP; encoded by the coding sequence ATGGAGACCTTCTTGTTCACATCCGAATCTGTCAACGAGGGACATCCAGACAAACTCTGTGATCAGATTTCTGATGCAGTTCTTGACGCCTGCTTAGCTCAAGACCCCGACAGCAAGGTCGCCTGTGAAACCTGCACGAAAACCAACATGGTGATGGTTTTCGGGGAAATCACCACTAAAGCTAACATCGACTACGAAAAGATCGTCCGTGACACCTGCCGGGAGATTGGATTTGTTTCTGATGACGTGGGTTTGGACGCCGACAACTGCAAGGTCCTTGTGAACATCGAGCAACAAAGCCCAGATATCGCCCAAGGTGTCCATGGCCATTTAACCAAGAAGCCTGAAGACATCGGCGCCGGTGACCAGGGCCATATGTTTGGTTACGCCACTGATGAAACCCCTGAACTGATGCCGCTCAGTCACGTCCTCGCCACCAAACTTGGCGCCAAATTGACTGAAGTCCGGAAAAACGGCACCTGTGCATGGCTGAGACCCGACGGAAAGACACAAGTGACGGTGGAATACCATAATGACAACGGAGCCATGGTTCCTCTTCGTGTCCACACCATTCTCATCTCCACCCAGCACGATGAAACTGTAACAAACGATGAAATCGCAGCTGATCTCAAGGAACACGTCATCAAACCAGTCGTCCCTGAAAACTACCTTGATGAAAAAACCATCTTCCATCTCAACCCTTCTGGTCGTTTTGTGATCGGTGGTCCTCATGGTGACGCCGGACTGACTGGCCGGAAAATCATCATCGACACATACGGTGGTTGGGGTGCTCACGGAGGTGGTGCTTTCTCCGGGAAAGACCCAACGAAGGTGGACAGGAGTGGGGCGTATATTGTGAGACAGGCGGCAAAGAGCATTGTGGCTTGTGGGTTGGCGAGGAGAGCGATTGTTCAGGTGTCATACGCCATTGGTGTCCCTGAGCCATTGTCGGTGTTTGTTGACACTTATGGAACTGGAAAGATTCCTGATAAGGAGATTTTGAAGATTGTGAAGGAGAACTTCGATTTCAGGCCTGGAATGATATCGATTAATCTTGATCTTAAAAGAGGTGGAAATGGGAGGTTTTTGAAAACGGCGGCGTATGGACATTTTGGTAGGACAGATCCTGATTTCACATGGGAGGTCGTCAAGGAACTTAAGTGGGACAAGCCATAA
- the LOC111914217 gene encoding uncharacterized protein LOC111914217 gives MSQKLREDEEEIEITLIEVSIVNNDAQTEVQKKTTPLVTPIVTQPPVPSRLETSKKNAEEKEILDTFRKVEVNILLLDEIKQIPRYEIFLKELSTNKRKLKGNENISMNENASAVLQRKLPPKCKDPEMFTVPCKIRDVTFSSIMLDLGASINIMPYLVYESLNVGPLNETDVIISLVDKSSVFPTGVLEDILVQEQVSSKSALILLGRPFLETVRTKIDVYAGSLTVEFDELLELTNGDMLEMILSKAFDCRKLAKKLKLYSLDPEVEKLVDNFEVKKTTQFDVKLIELPETYTKLSPSFVQPPELELKVLPQYLKYAYLGKNETLPVIISTYLTEVEEEQLLKVLEEHKEAMDWTIMDIKGLGPSTCMHKILMDDECKPSRDA, from the exons atgtcacaaaagttAAGGGAAGATGAGGAAGAAATAGAGATCACTCTTATTGAAGTTTCTATTGTTAATAATGATGCACAAACTGAAGTTCAAAAAAAGACTACCCCTCTAGTGACTCCAATAGTCACTCAACCACCAGTTCCTTCCCGACTTGAAACTTCAAAGAAGAATGCAGAGGAGAAAGAGATCTTGGACACCTTCAGAAAGGTGGAGGTAAACATTCTTTTGCTTGATGAAATCAAACAAATCCCTAGATATGAAATTTTTTTGAAAGAACTTTCCACAAACAAAAGAAAATTGAAAGGGAATGAAAATATTTCAATGAACGAAAATGCATCTGCAGTGTTGCAAAGAAAACTTCCACCTAAATGCAAAGACCCTGAAATGTTTACAGTTCCTTGCAAAATAAGGGATGTCACTTTTAGTAGTATCATGCTTGATCTTGGTGCTTCTATTAATATCATGCCATATCTGGTATACGAATCGTTAAATGTCGGTCCTTTAAATGAAACAGATGTCATAATTTCACTTGTGGATAAATCAAGTGTTTTTCCTACAGGTGTTCTAGAAGATATTTTGGTGCAA GAACAAGTTTCCTCCAAATCGGCTCTAATCTTGCTTGGAAGACCGTTTTTGGAAACGGTTAGGACAAAAATCGATGTGTATGCGGGTAGTTTAACAGTGGAATTTGATG AGTTGCTTGAGTTGACAAATGGTGACATGTTGGAGATGATTCTAAGCAAAGCGTTCGATTGTAGGAAACTAGCCAAGAAACTAAAGCTCTATTCTCTAGATCCGGAAGTTGAAAAGCTGGTTGACAACTTTGAGGTCAAGAAAACTACACAATTCGATGTCAAGCTAATTGAGTTGCCTGAAACTTACACAAAGTTGTCACCTTCCTTTGTTCAACCACCAGAATTGGAATTGAAGGTCCTACCTCAATACTTGAAATATGCTTATTTGGGAAAGAATGAGACTCTTCCGGTTATTATTTCCACTTATTTAACCGAAGTCGAAGAAGAGCAACTCCTCAAAGTGTTGGAGGAACACAAAGAAGCCATGGATTGGACGATCATGGATATCAAAGGATTGGGTCCCTCCACTTGTATGCATAAAATTTTGATGGATGATGAATGCAAGCCAAGCCGGGATGCATAA